Part of the Thermomicrobiales bacterium genome, CGCTCTTGTCTTCGTTGCCAATCCGCCGCTTCTCGATCACGGCCAGCGATGCGTTGATCGCCTCGGCGAAGTTGCGCGCGCGCTTGGTATTGCCGAGATCGGGCGAGACGACGACAGGGTTCTTCAGGCGCTTGTCAATGAAGTAGTTCGACAGGATCGGGAAGGCCGACATCTCGTCGACCGGGATGTTGAAGAAGCCCTGAATCTGACCGGCGTGCAGGTCAATCGTCAGCACGCGGTCCGCCCCGGCGACGGTGATCATGTCGGCCAGCAGGCGCGCCGTAATCGGCACACGCGGCTGATCCTTCTTATCGGTGCGGCCGTAGGCGAAATAGGGCAGGACGGCGGTGATCCGGCCGGACGACGAGCGCCGCAGTGTGTCGATCAGGATCAGCAGCTCCATGATCGAATCGCTGACATTCGAGCCCAGCGATTGCACGACGAAGACATCATTCTCGCGGACACTTTCGCCGATCCGAACGAAGATGTTCTCGTTCGAAAACTTCAGGATCTCCGCCCGACCGAGCGGGAGGTCGATATAGCGACAGATCTCTGCCGCGAGCTCGGGGTTCGTGGTGCCGCTGAATATCGTGAGCTGGTCATAGAGGCCGGCCATCGGTCTCAACGATCCCTTCTAGAGCCAGGCGATCAAGCGCATCACGCGCCGCGTCCTGCTCGGCTGCTCGTTTGTTTGAGCCGCTGCCGGTGCCAAGGATTCGATCTCCCAGCACCGCCTCCACGACGAACGTGCGCGCATGGTCAGGCCCGGTCGCCTGGACCGTCTGGTACCCCGGCGTGAGCTTTTCACGATTCTGGATCAGCTCCTGGAGTCGCCCCTTGTAATTCGTTGTCTCGCTATCGCCCATGACCCGGTCGGCATCGGCATCGAGTATCGCCAGCATGAACTGCGTGGCGACGTCCATGCCACGATCCAGATAGATCGCGCCCAACGCTGCCTCGAACGCTCCGGCGAGGATACGCGGGCGGATGTCGCTGCCATCGCCCATCTCACCACGAGCGAGATAGATCAGCTCGTGCAGCCCTGTGTCTGTCGCCCATTCGGCCAGCGTCTCCGTCCGGACGAGCGCAACGCGGTAGGACGTCAGCGTGCCCTCGGGTTGATCTGGATACTGCCGGTAGAGCCATTCGGCGGTGATCATTCCCAGCAGCGCATCGCCGAGGAATTCGAGCCGCTCATTCGAGGCGACGATCGTGGCCGCCGAATCAGCCCCCTGCTCGTTGAGAATGGAGCGGTGAACGAGTGCCAGCTGCAACAGCGCCGGATCGTGGAACTCAACGCCGAGCGCGGTCATCGCGCGTTCGACGCGATCGTCGTCCGGCAGCCATTGCGACAACGACGCACTGCTCATATCTGCACCGCCCGGCACTGGACAATCAGTCGGCATGATCGAGGATATCGTGCAGGTTCACCCGCGCATTCTTGGCGACCCGGTCGAGGGCCGGCCAGTCCACAGCGATCGTGTAAATGTAGCGGTGCTGGTCGGTTTCGCGCGAGGTTGAGGTTGCCAGGTCTGCGCGAACGAGGAACTGGATCATCGCCTCCGCCTGACGCTCCTCGTCCGGCTTGCGGTCGTCCAGCGAGATGGCGTTGCCGCCGGCCCGGACGGCGGCCGTCGCACGGCGCAGCCCTTCGCGAAAGGCATCTTCGAGTGCGTCGGCGCGCTGTTCCTCTTCGCGTGCAGCCCGTCGCTGGCTGGCGGCGATATCTCCGGCAGGGTCTGCTGCGGTCGCCTCACGCTCGATTTCGATGGCCTCCTGACGCGCAAGGTAGTGTCGGGCGATGTATCGCAATAGCTTTCCGACATCATCCGCCACTGGAGCCCCTTATCGCTCTCGCGACCACGCCGAGGAATTCCCCACCCACCCGCAACGTGAGCAGCAGGCTCTGGCGATTATAAGAGCATGCCGGAAAGGTCGCCAATTCAGCGCGGTGGTGGCAGGTGGTTTGGTACGATCAGGTGTCATTCTGGAACATCCCGCGCGTGGTTGAGATCGCCCGCCGGGATCGCGTGTTGTGACAGGCAGGGCAAGAAGCATGGAAGCTGGGACCGGGCCATTGCGGAGGCGTGTCGTCGTGACTGGCGTCGGCGCTCTGTCGCCACTGGCGCGCGGCGCGGAAGAGAGCTGGCAGCGCGCGCTGGCAGGCTCGTCCGGCATCTCCTATATCGAACGCTGGGACACCGGGGACTTCCCGATCCGCATCGCCGGGGAGATCAAAGACACGCCCGAGCTGCCCTGGATCGATCCGAAGGCAGCCCGCAACGTCGCGCGCTACGCGAAGTTCGGGCTGGTGGCTGCCGCAGAAGCGATCGAAGCCGCCGGGCTGGACACTGCTGAGTACGACCATACCCGGGCCGGCGTCATGCTCGGCACTGGTGCAGGTGGTATGGAGTCGATTGTCTCGATGACGCGTACCTTCGATGCACGCGGCTATGGCCGCGTCTCTCCGCACTTCATGACGACCTTCCCACACAACATGGGCTCGTATCACATCGCACAGGCGTTCAAGCTGCACGGCCCCAACGCCACCGTCTCGACCGCCTGCGCTACCGGGGCACAAGCCATCGGCGATGCGTTCGACGTCGTGCGGCGCGGTCAGGCGGACATCATGGTGGCCGGCGGCGCAGAGCACGCCGTCTTCCCGCTCTTCGTTGCCTCGTTTATCGTCCAGAAGGCCACCTCGCCACGCAACGACCCGCCCGAAGAGGCCAGCCGACCGTTCGATGCCGGACGCGATGGCTTCGTCATCGGCGAGGGCGCGGGCGTGCTGGTGCTGGAGGAGCTGGAGCACGCGCTGGCGCGCGGCGCGACGATCTACGCCGAGATGCTCGGCGCAGGGACGTCGTCCGACGCCTACCACCCGATCGCGCCGGAGCCGGATGGCCGCGGCGCGGCGCTGGCGATCACCGCCGCGATCAACGATGGCGGCATCGACCCATCGCAGATCGACTACATCAATGCCCACGCCGCCTCGACCCCGCTGGGCGATGCCGCCGAGACCGCCGCGATCAAGCGCGCGCTCGGCGAAGAGAACGCACAACGGGTCGCCATCTCATCCACCAAGTCGATGACTGGCCACATGATGGGCGCGACCGGCGGCGTTGAGGCCGTCATGACCGTGCTGAGCGTCCGCGATGGTCGGGTCCATCCGACGCTCAACTACGAAACACCGGACCCCGCCTGCGACCTCGATTATGTCGCCGACGGTGCCCGCGACCTGAATATCCGCGTCGCCATCAAGAACTCTTTCGGACTCGGCGGACAGAACGCCTGCATCGCCTTCGGCAAGTGGACGGGGAACTAGCAGCTCAATGACGATCACCAGTACCGACAACCCGCTCGCCGGGCGCGTGCCGCGCCGCGCCGCACAAGTGCGACCAGCCAAAGCCCAGGCATTCGAAGTCAAGGAGAACCAGTTCCTGCAGATCACGGACATGAGTGGCAAGCAGGTCGCCTGCGTCATCATGTTCAATCTGCACGACTTCGACGAGATGCTCTCGGTATCCGAGACACGCTCGGCAAACAACACGCTGATGTTGCGGCGCGACGACGGTATCTACTCGAATCGCCGCGAACGCCTGTTCACCATGATTCAGGACACCGTCGGCCGCCACGACATGCTGCTGCCGGCCTGCAACGCCCGTCGCTATGTTGATGACTACGGGCTGGAGGGGCACCGCAACTGCCACGACAACTTCGTGAATGCCCTGCGTGAACGTGGCTACGACATCGCGCCGGACCGCCTGCCCGACCCGATCAACTTCTTCATGCACCTCGCCTTCAAAGGTCGTGGCGAGCTGGATATCCGCGAGCCGCTATCGCGACGCAACGATCAGGTCCTGCTCAAGGCACACGTCGACACACTCGCCGTCGTCTCCGCTTGCCCGCAGGACCAGAACGCGATGAACGGCTTCGCACCAACCGATATCCTCGTCCGCGTCTACGCCTGAGGACTGCGCTCCCGCAAGCGCACTCGTTACGTTCGTAGGGACGGCGCTGGCGCTGTCATCGTCGTGAGACGACGCCTCCGCTCGCAGGCGAACAGCGGTTCGCAGAATGAACGGCACGTAAGCCGCAGCCGAGAACTCCCTCTGAGTTGGACTGAATCGAACGGGTGGGAGATCTCTCACTGCGGTTCGAGATGACAGGACAAGGGGGAGGTTGCCAAGCCAGCCGCTCGACATTGCCAGCAATGGCGATCGGCTTGATCCGGCAGCCTACCCCGTCCTCTGTCATTTCACGCCCAGAGGGCACCCGCGCAGCCGAGAAATCTCTCCGCGTTGGACTGCATCGAACGGGTGGGAGATTTCTCGCGTGCGCGCTCGAAATGACAGGGTTCAACGCTGGCTCCCGCGCCAGACAGTTCGACATGCTGGCATTGACTGCCCACTCGGAATGACGGTCTCCGCAAACGACTTTTCGCAAACCCCTTGACAACCTGACAAGTGTACGTACAATACGTTCTAACGATGTACGTACAGCACCCTGAACCGGACGGAGCGATCCAGAAGGTGGAGGGCACCGCCCGACGGCGGTGGCTTGAGCGGCGCGGATTTCCAGTTCGTTGTCGATCAGGCGCTCGTCGTCAGTCGCTTCGAGGCACGGTGTACGTGTGAGGAAGCCAGGCGGACGTCATCGGGATGGTCCGGTGGGAATCGACGGATGCGTCTTCCCGGGATGTGTCAGTCATTCGTGCTGGAGCGGTGGTCGGTCGTCGAGGACCGGTGGAATGCGCGCTACGTCAGTGGCGGTGCGCTGCCTGATCCCTCGCCGGTAAGGCAGACGGCGGAACGCGACGCCGACCACGCAACCATCATCTTCACCATAGAACATCTCTTCCCTCCCTCCCTGTACCCGGGGCCGTCCCAGCGGCCCCACCTTTTTGCGCGCCGTTCGTAGCCGCTGTGGAATACGGCGTGCGAGAAAACAGTTAGGCTTAGTGGGCGCCGAATCCGGCGACATGAGCGGTTCGTCCACACGGAGGAGGGATACCAACCTATGACGATCAGCAAGGATCAGTACGCCAAGGGCATTACCGTTGACCAGTTCGTCAACGACATGCAGGTCAACAAGGAGAAGTTCGTCGAGAACATCGACGCCTTCACCGTGACCGACGAGGATCGTGCGTTCTTCGATGCCAACCCGATCTCGATCGCAGCCTTCGGCGAAGACTGGTGCACCGATGTCATCCAGTTCCTGCCGGTCGTCGCCAAGCTGGCCAACGAGCTCTCGTCGGTCGATGTGCGCGTCTTCAAGCGCGATGAGAATCTGGACCTGATGCAGCCGTATCTGAAGGAAGGCAAGTATCAGTCGATCCCGGTCTTCGTCGTCCACGACGCCAACTGGAATGAGCTGGGCCACTTCATCGAGCGACCAGCCGCCGTCACCGCCCAGATGGCAACCGAGACGCTGCGCTTTGCCAAGGAGAACCCGCATCTCGAAGGCGTGAACCGCACCTACGAGCACATGTCCGAAGAGACACGCCAGGCAGTGCGCGCCAACTCATCCAACTTCCGCTGGAGCAACATGGACGCCTGGAACCGCATCTTCATCGATGACCTCAAGGCGCTCATCACCAGCGGCGCGACCGCCGGCGCTGCCGCCGACGACTAAACACAGTACGCGTTCGTTTTCATCGAGGCTCGCCAGCGATTGCCGGCGAGCCTCGGTGCTTGCGGGCATCCCTCACACCCACAGTCCCATCTCCTCAGCAACGCTGCGCACCGCGTCGGCGGTGTTGCCGAGCGCGACGCTGCGCTGCATCAGATCCCGGGCTCGTGGCTCAAGGGCGGGCGATATGTCTTGCAGCCGCAGACGGTGCGGGTCGAGGTCGTGGATGCGCACGCGCTCCAGGCCATCGGCATCCTTCAGGACACGCAGCTCGTCCGTCCAGTCCTCAATCAGGTGGTCGGAGCGCTGATGATCGCGACAGAGGGCGGCGACGAGGTCGAGATCGAGCATCCCGGCGGCGTCTGGCCGGACGTTGGCGAACTCGTCCCGCACCCACTCGGCCGCCCGCGCTCCGTGGTCGGGGTCGATCCCGTCATCCCAGCGCTTGATGTCGTGCAGCCCCGCTGCCCAGAGCAGCTCCTCACGGCGCAGCGGAGCCTTGAACCGCTCGGCAATCTGTTCGGACCAGACCAGCACACGGGTGATGTGGCCAATGCCGTGCGTCCCGGCATAGGCGCGCTGCGCCTGCCGGTCGAACCAGGCGCGCTCGGGAATGTACTGGTCCAGCCCCGCCATCAGGCCTGCGACCAGTCGATCGCGGCGCGGATGTCGCCAACGTGCTGTTCGCGGTTAGACTCCAGCCGCTCGCTGAACGCGGCGGCGAGCGCGGCATCCTCCGCCGGCGTGATGGCGTCGAGATGGCGCAGCACCTCGCGGACGATCACGCCGTGGGCACGGAACGAGCCGTCCTCGATCTTGATCGTCACGCCCAGCCCGAGATCACGCAGACCCATACACGACACACCCTCTGCGCCATCCTTCGAGACGATGCGGCCCTTGGTGACCTCCATCAGGATCGTGTTCAGCCCGCCGGTACCTGACACCATGAATGGCTCGCTGCCCATCGCGTCGGCGATACGGCGGATGGCATCGCGATGCGCGGGCGGGGCGGAGTCCGGGTCGGCGATCCGCGCCCAGCCGGTAGCAACATTGCGGATCGGCGCGGCAAATGCCGGCAGCGTGCAGTTGTCCAGACCGAAGACGAGCTCGTCCTCCGGCACGTCCCAGAACTGCGCGACGATCGCGCGGATTGCCTGCTGGTGCGGATGGTCGAGGTGGTCGTAGGTCGCAGTCGGATAGCCTTTGGCGACGCAGGAAGCGAGCATCCCAGAGTGCTTGCCGGAGCAGTTCTGGGCCAGACGCTGCGTAACCTCATCACCCTCTGCAGCCAGCCGCTCGCGCTCGGCGTTCCACGCCGGGTCGATCGCACCGAGCAGCGCTGTCGCCGGCTGGCCGATCTTCGCCAGAATGCCGGCCACCGTCTCGCGGTGTAGCGGCTCGCCGGAATGCGACGCGCAGCAGATCGCCAGCTCCGCCTCGCTGAAGCCGAACTGATCGACCGCACCGCTCTCGACGAGCGCGACCGCCTGAAACGGCTTCATCGCCGACCGCGGGAACGTCACCCGCTCCGGGTCGCCCACGGCGGCCACCAGCGTGCCATCTCCGCGTGTCACGGCGATCCAGCCGCGATGCACGCTCTCCACAACACCGTTGCGCGTCAACTCCGCCAGAACCGGCGGAACATCGTCCATGCTGTTATGTCCTTTCAATCAACATTCAACATGTAGGGGCGTATGCGATACGCCCGTTTAAATCCCCAATTCCGTCATGACAGCACCCCCACGTCCAGTTCCCAATGCTGGCGTGGTGCGTATCTGGCCGGGTGTAAGCGATACGCCCCTACATTGGGTACGGGACGCCTCGCTCCAGACCCAGCTCGCGCAATTCGGTGATGACCGAGGGATGCAGGGCGATACCGCGTTCCAGCGTGTCCTTCAGCGCCATGGCTTCTGGGTCGCCGGGGATCATGACGCGTTCGACATTCGCGATGGGTTCGGCATTGCGCAGCGTTGAGAACACCTGGTCGACGCTGGCGTTGTAGTCGCTCAACGGCCGGAACGCCTCGATGTTGATCGCAATGAAGGCGTGGCTGGTGTCGGCCGGTTGCTGGCCCTGCGCGTTCGAGTAGGCAATCTCCTTGCTCCAGAGCGATCCTGACAGTTGCGAGCAGAGCATCTCGACCAGCAGGCCCAGTCCGTAGCCCTTCTGCCCGCTCGTCTTGCGCTCACCACCCAGCGGCATCAGCGCCCGCGCGGCGAACGCGTCGGTCGTCGGCTCGCCGTGCTCATCGACCGCCAGCCCGTCCGGCAGCTTCGCGTTCATCCGTCGCGCGATCTCGATCTTGCCCCACGCCACCGAGCTCGTCGCGGCGTCGAGGACGAACGGGTCCTGCTCGCCGGCCGGGAATGCGGCGGCGATCGGCGCGGTCGAGAGCATCGCTACCTTGCCGCCGGTCGGGACCATCAGGGGCGTCGCGTTCGTCATCGCAATGCCGGCCATGCCCGGATAGCGCAGCGCCATCGTCGCGTAGTAGCCG contains:
- a CDS encoding urea carboxylase-associated family protein, with translation MTITSTDNPLAGRVPRRAAQVRPAKAQAFEVKENQFLQITDMSGKQVACVIMFNLHDFDEMLSVSETRSANNTLMLRRDDGIYSNRRERLFTMIQDTVGRHDMLLPACNARRYVDDYGLEGHRNCHDNFVNALRERGYDIAPDRLPDPINFFMHLAFKGRGELDIREPLSRRNDQVLLKAHVDTLAVVSACPQDQNAMNGFAPTDILVRVYA
- a CDS encoding Ldh family oxidoreductase, with translation MAGYETEDDVPRIPGETLRDWVVDIFETCGLAREDGEIAADILVESDLRGIESHGVPRLRRLYVDRLLSGAIRADAKLTVERETAATVTFNANNGLGPVMAYRAMERTIEKARDAGVCLSTVGHSDHFGIAGYYATMALRYPGMAGIAMTNATPLMVPTGGKVAMLSTAPIAAAFPAGEQDPFVLDAATSSVAWGKIEIARRMNAKLPDGLAVDEHGEPTTDAFAARALMPLGGERKTSGQKGYGLGLLVEMLCSQLSGSLWSKEIAYSNAQGQQPADTSHAFIAINIEAFRPLSDYNASVDQVFSTLRNAEPIANVERVMIPGDPEAMALKDTLERGIALHPSVITELRELGLERGVPYPM
- a CDS encoding asparaginase, yielding MDDVPPVLAELTRNGVVESVHRGWIAVTRGDGTLVAAVGDPERVTFPRSAMKPFQAVALVESGAVDQFGFSEAELAICCASHSGEPLHRETVAGILAKIGQPATALLGAIDPAWNAERERLAAEGDEVTQRLAQNCSGKHSGMLASCVAKGYPTATYDHLDHPHQQAIRAIVAQFWDVPEDELVFGLDNCTLPAFAAPIRNVATGWARIADPDSAPPAHRDAIRRIADAMGSEPFMVSGTGGLNTILMEVTKGRIVSKDGAEGVSCMGLRDLGLGVTIKIEDGSFRAHGVIVREVLRHLDAITPAEDAALAAAFSERLESNREQHVGDIRAAIDWSQA
- the fabF gene encoding beta-ketoacyl-ACP synthase II, producing the protein MEAGTGPLRRRVVVTGVGALSPLARGAEESWQRALAGSSGISYIERWDTGDFPIRIAGEIKDTPELPWIDPKAARNVARYAKFGLVAAAEAIEAAGLDTAEYDHTRAGVMLGTGAGGMESIVSMTRTFDARGYGRVSPHFMTTFPHNMGSYHIAQAFKLHGPNATVSTACATGAQAIGDAFDVVRRGQADIMVAGGAEHAVFPLFVASFIVQKATSPRNDPPEEASRPFDAGRDGFVIGEGAGVLVLEELEHALARGATIYAEMLGAGTSSDAYHPIAPEPDGRGAALAITAAINDGGIDPSQIDYINAHAASTPLGDAAETAAIKRALGEENAQRVAISSTKSMTGHMMGATGGVEAVMTVLSVRDGRVHPTLNYETPDPACDLDYVADGARDLNIRVAIKNSFGLGGQNACIAFGKWTGN
- a CDS encoding ribose-phosphate pyrophosphokinase, which gives rise to MAGLYDQLTIFSGTTNPELAAEICRYIDLPLGRAEILKFSNENIFVRIGESVRENDVFVVQSLGSNVSDSIMELLILIDTLRRSSSGRITAVLPYFAYGRTDKKDQPRVPITARLLADMITVAGADRVLTIDLHAGQIQGFFNIPVDEMSAFPILSNYFIDKRLKNPVVVSPDLGNTKRARNFAEAINASLAVIEKRRIGNEDKSEVLNLIGTVQGSPAILVDDEIDTGGSIVQAARVCIENGATEVYACCTHGILSGPAIERLQASPIREVVVTNTVTIPEEKRISKLTVLSLGMLIGETIQRIHTGASVALTYRSVDVVR
- the rnc gene encoding ribonuclease III gives rise to the protein MSQWLPDDDRVERAMTALGVEFHDPALLQLALVHRSILNEQGADSAATIVASNERLEFLGDALLGMITAEWLYRQYPDQPEGTLTSYRVALVRTETLAEWATDTGLHELIYLARGEMGDGSDIRPRILAGAFEAALGAIYLDRGMDVATQFMLAILDADADRVMGDSETTNYKGRLQELIQNREKLTPGYQTVQATGPDHARTFVVEAVLGDRILGTGSGSNKRAAEQDAARDALDRLALEGIVETDGRPL
- a CDS encoding HD domain-containing protein, whose protein sequence is MAGLDQYIPERAWFDRQAQRAYAGTHGIGHITRVLVWSEQIAERFKAPLRREELLWAAGLHDIKRWDDGIDPDHGARAAEWVRDEFANVRPDAAGMLDLDLVAALCRDHQRSDHLIEDWTDELRVLKDADGLERVRIHDLDPHRLRLQDISPALEPRARDLMQRSVALGNTADAVRSVAEEMGLWV
- a CDS encoding thioredoxin family protein, which gives rise to MTISKDQYAKGITVDQFVNDMQVNKEKFVENIDAFTVTDEDRAFFDANPISIAAFGEDWCTDVIQFLPVVAKLANELSSVDVRVFKRDENLDLMQPYLKEGKYQSIPVFVVHDANWNELGHFIERPAAVTAQMATETLRFAKENPHLEGVNRTYEHMSEETRQAVRANSSNFRWSNMDAWNRIFIDDLKALITSGATAGAAADD